From Streptosporangium album, the proteins below share one genomic window:
- a CDS encoding McrB family protein, giving the protein MVDREQGVIVCRAARQVVEGGVLTGESSFASGLRAWTPEAADELFRRFVENFDESSDEFLVKLKRQISEGGDAAIVLAAELLYLNVMPLSPATIGVNRKFEILDSVLSWASFQVRVPDALAAAASPGYMKGGQAFLNYRWAQFAFLIRLTRLLVKLPLDERESALRDPWRFRDLAESVLTDYDGKSRARAQFHVLLFLLFPEVFAPVSVERNKQLIRDAFADRLAEPTGDFDRDIYAIRQQIEAEHGGQFSFYDEPWRSRWEPPPPPRPQKGWLVRGANVDGVNAIPLWLAESFCSVSFSDIEQLPAGASRQQVKDAVAAGLPDAKQGSKDVAAGQLWRFLSGFQPGDLIATVDGDAVYVGTITGDAYYDDSAGRGLARRRSTKWNPTAMSRQTLPEEAQAKLKTAMTIGELTSVIAALATGAGLEEQLTDEVLAKDETRGLIVPALTQAFADDLLMPLDWLQETADLLTAKRQMILYGPPGTGKTYLATKLGEALAGPDRTSLVQFHPSYGYEDFIEGFRPRLGENGTIGFDLVPGPFKNAVEAAEKEPDRPYVLVIDEINRANLAKVFGELYFLLEYRNHEITLQYSPDEPFKLPKNVFVIGTMNTVDRSVALIDAAMRRRFVFRALAPDRPPVDGLLRRWLERERLPVLPALLLEEVNRRLNDPDRAVGPSYLMTPDVATRRGLELIWAAELLPLLEDQLYGKLDDIEARYGLPVLLAALGHTLP; this is encoded by the coding sequence ATGGTGGATCGGGAACAGGGCGTGATCGTGTGCCGCGCGGCACGCCAGGTAGTCGAAGGTGGTGTTCTGACCGGGGAGTCATCGTTCGCTTCCGGCCTGCGCGCCTGGACGCCTGAGGCCGCGGACGAGTTGTTCCGCCGGTTCGTGGAGAACTTCGACGAGTCATCTGACGAGTTTCTGGTCAAGCTCAAACGGCAGATCTCCGAGGGCGGCGACGCGGCGATCGTGCTTGCCGCCGAACTGCTCTATCTCAACGTCATGCCGCTGAGCCCGGCCACAATCGGCGTCAATCGTAAATTCGAGATCCTGGACAGCGTGCTGTCGTGGGCATCCTTCCAGGTGAGGGTGCCCGACGCGTTGGCTGCGGCGGCCTCACCGGGCTACATGAAGGGTGGCCAGGCGTTCCTCAACTACCGCTGGGCCCAGTTCGCCTTCCTCATCCGCCTCACGCGGCTGTTGGTGAAGTTACCGCTCGACGAACGGGAATCGGCTCTGCGGGATCCGTGGCGCTTCCGGGACCTGGCCGAATCGGTGCTCACCGACTACGACGGCAAGTCGCGAGCCCGCGCCCAGTTCCACGTGCTGCTGTTTCTGCTGTTCCCCGAGGTGTTCGCCCCGGTCTCGGTCGAGCGCAACAAGCAGCTTATCCGGGATGCCTTCGCCGACCGGCTGGCCGAGCCGACCGGGGATTTCGACCGTGACATCTATGCTATCCGCCAGCAGATCGAAGCAGAACACGGCGGACAGTTCAGCTTCTACGACGAGCCCTGGCGGTCTCGTTGGGAGCCGCCTCCGCCACCGCGGCCGCAGAAGGGCTGGCTGGTGCGTGGGGCCAACGTCGACGGCGTCAACGCGATCCCGCTGTGGCTGGCCGAGAGCTTTTGCTCAGTCAGCTTTTCGGACATCGAACAACTACCGGCCGGCGCGTCCCGACAGCAGGTCAAGGACGCTGTCGCCGCCGGGCTTCCCGACGCCAAACAAGGCAGCAAGGACGTCGCGGCTGGGCAGCTGTGGCGTTTCCTCAGCGGCTTCCAACCCGGTGATCTCATCGCGACCGTCGACGGCGACGCCGTCTATGTCGGCACCATCACCGGCGACGCGTATTACGACGATTCCGCCGGCCGTGGCCTGGCTCGCCGCCGCTCGACCAAGTGGAACCCCACCGCCATGAGCCGCCAGACCCTCCCCGAGGAAGCCCAGGCCAAGCTCAAGACCGCGATGACGATCGGCGAGCTGACCAGCGTGATCGCGGCGCTGGCCACCGGCGCCGGACTGGAGGAACAGCTCACCGACGAGGTGCTGGCCAAGGACGAGACCCGCGGCCTGATCGTCCCAGCACTCACCCAGGCGTTCGCCGACGACCTGCTCATGCCGCTCGACTGGCTGCAGGAGACCGCCGACCTGCTGACCGCCAAACGGCAGATGATCCTGTACGGCCCGCCCGGCACCGGCAAAACCTACCTGGCCACCAAGCTCGGTGAGGCGCTGGCCGGTCCCGATCGCACCAGCCTGGTGCAGTTCCATCCTTCCTACGGGTACGAGGACTTCATCGAAGGCTTCCGCCCCCGGCTCGGCGAGAACGGCACGATCGGCTTCGACCTGGTGCCCGGCCCGTTCAAGAACGCCGTGGAAGCCGCCGAGAAGGAGCCGGACCGGCCGTATGTCCTGGTCATCGATGAGATCAACCGCGCCAATCTGGCCAAGGTGTTCGGCGAGTTGTACTTCTTGCTGGAGTACCGGAATCACGAGATCACCCTGCAGTACTCGCCGGACGAGCCGTTCAAGCTGCCCAAGAATGTCTTCGTCATCGGCACGATGAACACCGTCGACCGCTCGGTGGCATTGATCGACGCGGCGATGCGCCGTCGGTTCGTCTTCCGCGCCCTGGCCCCCGACCGGCCACCAGTCGACGGGCTGCTACGCCGCTGGCTGGAGCGCGAGCGGCTCCCCGTCCTACCCGCGCTCCTGCTGGAGGAGGTCAACCGCCGCCTGAACGACCCGGACCGCGCCGTCGGCCCCTCCTACCTGATGACGCCCGACGTGGCCACCCGGCGCGGGCTGGAACTCATCTGGGCGGCTGAGCTCCTGCCCCTGCTGGAAGACCAGCTCTACGGCAAACTCGACGACATCGAGGCCAGGTACGGCCTCCCTGTCCTGCTCGCCGCGCTCGGCCACACCCTGCCGTGA
- a CDS encoding McrC family protein: MTLRLHLAEATAGPPRALTPAQVATLATVPGLVTITPTGGGLWRLAGRQRVGIVRLGHGDGAIEMRVRPKLPVRRLLGLLGHDDVWRHRQITAATDDLLVPALATVFARAAERVLRGGVLHGYVYREDALTVVRGRIRTSAQLSRRMGLPTAIEVAYDDYLADIPENQILLGAIELAQTLPDVADATLAMLRHLSARLVGVVPVHPGAPLPPWRPTRLNERYVPALRLAELLLSGASLQQEGSRAIQIDGFILNMPQIFERFLTRQLTTVLLPYGLRCVAQQGHRLDQQRRVLFQPDILVCRDGRPEVVVDAKYRTLDGAPPTGHLFQLISYCIALGLTDGHLVYASGTPSAEPYQIKNSDIRVHVHVLDLDQEPADLENAVAALLGRLTERS; this comes from the coding sequence GTGACTCTGCGTCTCCACCTCGCCGAGGCCACAGCCGGCCCGCCTCGGGCTCTGACCCCGGCGCAGGTCGCCACGCTGGCCACGGTCCCCGGCCTGGTCACCATCACCCCGACCGGGGGCGGGCTGTGGCGGCTCGCGGGGCGCCAGCGGGTTGGGATCGTACGGCTGGGCCACGGCGACGGCGCCATCGAGATGCGCGTCCGGCCGAAACTGCCTGTCCGGCGGCTGCTCGGCCTGCTCGGGCACGACGACGTCTGGCGACACCGCCAGATCACCGCCGCCACCGACGACCTACTCGTCCCCGCACTGGCCACCGTGTTCGCCCGTGCCGCGGAGCGTGTGCTTCGCGGCGGGGTTCTGCACGGTTATGTCTACCGCGAGGACGCTCTCACCGTCGTGCGGGGCCGGATCCGCACCAGCGCCCAGCTGAGCCGCCGGATGGGGCTGCCCACCGCGATCGAGGTCGCCTACGACGACTACCTGGCCGACATCCCCGAAAACCAGATCCTGCTCGGCGCGATCGAGCTCGCCCAGACCCTGCCTGATGTCGCGGACGCCACGCTCGCGATGCTGCGACACCTGAGCGCGCGGCTGGTCGGCGTTGTCCCCGTCCACCCCGGGGCACCGCTGCCGCCGTGGCGACCAACCCGGCTCAACGAGCGATATGTCCCCGCGCTCCGGCTGGCCGAGCTGCTCCTTTCCGGAGCCTCACTTCAGCAGGAGGGTTCGCGGGCGATACAGATCGACGGGTTCATCCTGAACATGCCCCAGATCTTCGAACGCTTCCTCACCCGGCAACTCACCACCGTGCTCCTGCCGTACGGCTTGCGCTGCGTCGCCCAGCAGGGGCACCGGCTCGATCAGCAGAGGCGAGTGCTCTTCCAGCCCGACATCCTCGTCTGTCGCGACGGGCGGCCCGAAGTGGTCGTCGACGCGAAGTATCGGACGCTGGATGGTGCTCCGCCAACGGGGCATCTGTTTCAGCTGATCTCCTACTGCATCGCTCTCGGCCTCACCGACGGGCACCTCGTCTACGCCTCCGGGACGCCGTCAGCGGAGCCGTACCAGATCAAGAATTCGGATATCAGGGTGCACGTACACGTCCTGGACCTCGACCAGGAGCCCGCCGACCTGGAAAACGCCGTAGCCGCGTTGCTCGGGCGCCTGACGGAACGTTCCTAA
- a CDS encoding FUSC family protein — MPSIAQCAVGAALAWIVAVHLLGHAHPLFAPISVMICVGVGLGRRLRRVAELVVGVSLGVGIGDLLVSWIGSGPWQMALVIALAMTIAGLLNSGELFVSQVGSSAVLVAMLVPGEDVGGLDRMADALTGGVIGIAAVALLPASPLTIAGKHLSGVLDALSTVLEQAAEAIEKCDMDLAAEALECGRRTQTAVEEFEAALENSKEIIMISPLRWHHRARLTRYETAAVPVDLALRNARVLVRRTLAALGEASPPPAALAESLREVSEAALLLQLELGAGREPMLARQALLAVAARERPKNLGFSANVTIAQLRSIAVDLLEATGMDHNAASAALTPLNEPSDESTRG; from the coding sequence GTGCCCTCCATCGCGCAGTGTGCCGTGGGCGCCGCGCTGGCCTGGATCGTCGCCGTTCATCTGCTCGGCCACGCTCATCCCCTCTTCGCGCCCATCTCCGTGATGATCTGCGTGGGTGTGGGGCTCGGGCGGCGACTGCGCAGGGTGGCCGAGCTGGTGGTCGGCGTCAGTCTGGGCGTGGGCATCGGCGACCTGCTGGTGTCCTGGATCGGCTCGGGTCCCTGGCAGATGGCGCTCGTGATCGCGCTGGCGATGACCATCGCGGGGCTGCTGAACAGCGGTGAGCTGTTCGTGTCGCAGGTCGGGTCGTCCGCGGTGCTGGTCGCCATGCTGGTGCCGGGCGAGGACGTCGGCGGGCTGGACCGGATGGCCGACGCGCTCACCGGCGGCGTCATCGGCATCGCCGCGGTCGCATTGCTGCCCGCCAGCCCGCTCACCATCGCGGGCAAGCATCTGTCCGGCGTGCTCGACGCCCTCTCCACCGTGCTGGAGCAGGCGGCGGAGGCGATCGAGAAGTGCGATATGGACCTGGCCGCCGAGGCCCTGGAGTGCGGACGCAGGACCCAGACGGCGGTCGAGGAGTTCGAGGCGGCGCTGGAGAACAGCAAGGAGATCATCATGATCTCGCCGCTGCGCTGGCATCACCGGGCCAGACTAACCAGGTACGAGACCGCCGCCGTACCGGTGGACCTGGCGCTGCGCAACGCACGGGTGCTGGTCCGCCGCACGCTCGCGGCGCTGGGTGAGGCCAGCCCGCCACCGGCCGCGCTGGCCGAGTCGCTGCGCGAGGTCTCAGAGGCGGCGCTGCTGCTCCAGCTCGAACTGGGGGCTGGGCGCGAACCGATGCTGGCCAGGCAGGCGTTGCTCGCCGTCGCCGCGCGGGAGCGGCCCAAAAACCTGGGCTTCTCCGCGAACGTCACCATCGCGCAGCTGCGCTCCATCGCCGTCGATCTGCTCGAGGCGACCGGGATGGACCACAACGCGGCCTCGGCCGCGCTGACCCCGCTGAACGAGCCGAGCGACGAGAGCACGCGCGGCTGA
- a CDS encoding aldo/keto reductase — translation MEYRTLGSTGTVVSSQCLGTMTFGKESSEEVSHAQLDRFVERGGNFIDTANVYSGGLSEEIVGRWLATRSGLRDQLVIATKGRFPMGAGPNDAGLTRTNLSRALEASLRRLGVETVDLYQAHAWDPLTPIEETLGFFDDAVRAGKIRYAGVSNFLGWQLQKAALLTQFRGLAPIVTLQPQYNLLVRDIEFELVDVCRNENIGILPWSPLAGGWLTGKYTRDHAPTGATRLGEDPQRGMEAYAPRNAQERTWQVIDTVRQVAEVRGVSMSQVALAWVAGRPAVTSVILGARTLEQLDDNLGAAELHLSEKETDLLTEASSPIVSDYPYGTPGIQQRSRVLNPPS, via the coding sequence ATGGAGTACCGCACCTTGGGCAGCACCGGCACGGTGGTGTCCTCGCAGTGCCTGGGCACGATGACGTTCGGCAAGGAGAGCAGCGAGGAGGTGTCGCATGCTCAGCTCGACCGGTTCGTTGAGCGCGGGGGGAACTTCATCGACACCGCCAATGTGTACTCCGGAGGATTGTCCGAGGAGATTGTTGGTCGCTGGTTGGCGACCCGGTCGGGGCTACGGGATCAGCTCGTCATCGCGACGAAGGGACGCTTCCCGATGGGGGCTGGGCCCAATGATGCGGGCCTGACCCGCACCAACCTGTCCCGGGCGTTGGAAGCGAGTCTGCGGCGGCTCGGGGTCGAGACCGTCGACCTCTACCAGGCGCACGCCTGGGATCCCCTGACCCCGATCGAGGAGACGCTCGGCTTCTTCGACGACGCGGTGCGCGCAGGCAAGATCCGCTACGCGGGTGTCAGCAACTTCCTCGGCTGGCAGTTGCAGAAGGCGGCGCTGCTGACGCAGTTCCGTGGGCTCGCGCCGATCGTGACGCTGCAGCCCCAGTACAACCTGCTGGTGCGTGACATCGAGTTCGAGCTGGTGGATGTGTGCCGCAACGAGAACATCGGGATCCTGCCGTGGTCGCCGCTGGCCGGTGGCTGGTTGACGGGGAAGTACACGCGTGACCATGCGCCGACCGGCGCGACTCGGCTCGGCGAGGACCCGCAGCGCGGCATGGAGGCCTATGCCCCGCGCAACGCGCAGGAGCGCACCTGGCAGGTCATCGACACGGTGCGGCAGGTCGCCGAGGTGCGTGGCGTGTCCATGTCACAAGTGGCGCTGGCCTGGGTCGCGGGCCGGCCCGCGGTCACGTCAGTGATCCTCGGCGCACGCACGCTCGAACAGCTCGACGACAACCTCGGCGCCGCCGAGTTGCACCTGTCCGAGAAGGAGACAGACCTGCTCACCGAGGCTAGCTCGCCGATCGTGTCCGACTATCCGTACGGCACACCGGGCATCCAGCAGCGCTCGCGTGTCCTGAACCCTCCCAGTTGA
- a CDS encoding alpha/beta fold hydrolase, which translates to MTEFVLVAGAWLGSWAWDEVVPELRAAGHGTHPLTLSGLADKQGVPAGQQTHVQDIVDEVERHDLRDVILVGHSYSGIPTGQAAERIGDRLARVVFVDSNVPTDGESFVSGWPDGRAMMEASIAGNGGFWAPLTAADCEGQGLTAEQIARIVGGSTPHPGATLTEPAVLARPLGELPATYIKCLLDGDKPNDDVAKLLTSEHWRLVEMDTGHWPMFSQPRELARILLDAAAE; encoded by the coding sequence ATGACGGAATTCGTACTAGTTGCAGGTGCGTGGCTCGGATCGTGGGCGTGGGACGAGGTGGTGCCGGAGCTGCGTGCCGCCGGCCATGGCACCCACCCGTTGACGCTGTCCGGCCTCGCCGACAAGCAGGGCGTGCCGGCCGGGCAGCAGACCCACGTCCAGGACATCGTCGACGAGGTCGAACGTCACGATCTGCGAGACGTCATCCTGGTCGGGCACAGCTACTCGGGAATCCCGACCGGTCAGGCCGCCGAGCGGATCGGCGACCGGCTGGCCCGCGTGGTCTTCGTCGACTCCAACGTTCCGACCGACGGCGAGTCGTTCGTGTCCGGCTGGCCGGATGGCCGGGCGATGATGGAGGCCTCGATCGCCGGCAACGGGGGCTTCTGGGCGCCGTTGACCGCGGCCGACTGCGAGGGTCAGGGTCTCACCGCCGAGCAGATCGCACGGATCGTGGGCGGCTCGACACCGCACCCGGGCGCCACGCTGACCGAGCCGGCCGTGCTGGCACGCCCGCTCGGCGAGCTTCCGGCGACTTACATCAAATGCCTGCTCGACGGCGACAAGCCGAACGACGACGTGGCCAAACTGCTGACCAGCGAGCACTGGCGGCTGGTCGAGATGGACACGGGCCACTGGCCGATGTTCTCCCAGCCGCGCGAGCTGGCACGGATCCTGCTCGACGCGGCCGCGGAGTGA